From a single Azospirillaceae bacterium genomic region:
- a CDS encoding M20/M25/M40 family metallo-hydrolase produces MHPRLRLRSGPARLLSATLLLGAALYGGAASAKPAKAEAPEAALAVGPVDDHPVLREIAAQVDPAQLHATIEKLVSFGTRHTLSDTTSSDRGIGAARSWIKSRFEAISKDCGGCLTVVTPSQTVTGKRVPTPTEVMDVVAVLKGTEEPERVIVIAGHLDSRVTDVMNATADAPGANDDASGVAAAIEAARVLSHHKFRATLVFAALSGEEQGLLGGKVLADYAKAQGWQVEADLNNDIIGNTQGEDGVVDNTHVRVFAEGTKAVETVKQANQRRYSGGEVDSPSRNLARYMDALSTRYLDNFSVRMVYRTDRFGRGGDQVPLLEAGFPAVRVTEAHENYTRQHQDLRTENGITYGDTIDWVDFPYLAQVTRLNAVTMASLAWAPAPPSDVKVEGALKHDTTLSWAKTPGATGYRVWWRDTIAPVWQYDRWAGDAATVTLPNVVIDDWFFGVSSVSKDGYASPVVYPGPAGSFVAVPDPAAQ; encoded by the coding sequence ATGCATCCGCGCCTCCGGCTTCGTTCCGGTCCCGCCCGACTGCTGTCCGCCACTTTGCTGTTGGGGGCGGCCCTTTATGGCGGCGCGGCATCGGCCAAGCCGGCGAAGGCTGAAGCGCCCGAGGCCGCCCTGGCCGTCGGCCCGGTGGACGACCACCCGGTGTTGCGCGAGATCGCCGCCCAGGTGGACCCGGCGCAACTGCACGCCACCATTGAAAAGCTGGTGTCCTTCGGCACCCGCCACACCCTGTCCGACACCACCTCAAGCGACCGGGGCATCGGTGCCGCCCGCAGCTGGATCAAAAGCCGGTTCGAGGCGATATCAAAGGATTGCGGCGGCTGCCTGACGGTGGTGACGCCGTCGCAGACCGTCACCGGCAAGCGCGTGCCCACCCCGACGGAGGTCATGGACGTGGTCGCCGTGCTGAAAGGCACGGAGGAGCCGGAGCGTGTGATCGTCATCGCCGGCCACCTGGACAGCCGCGTCACCGACGTGATGAACGCCACCGCCGACGCGCCCGGCGCCAACGATGACGCCTCCGGCGTGGCGGCGGCCATCGAGGCGGCGCGGGTGCTGTCGCACCACAAGTTCCGCGCCACCCTGGTGTTCGCCGCCTTGTCGGGCGAGGAACAGGGCCTGCTGGGCGGCAAGGTGCTGGCCGACTACGCCAAGGCCCAGGGCTGGCAGGTGGAGGCCGACCTCAACAACGACATCATCGGCAACACCCAGGGTGAGGACGGCGTGGTCGACAACACCCACGTCCGGGTCTTCGCCGAGGGCACCAAGGCGGTGGAGACGGTGAAGCAGGCCAACCAGCGCCGCTATTCCGGGGGCGAGGTCGACAGCCCGTCGCGCAATCTGGCGCGCTACATGGACGCCCTGTCCACCCGCTACCTGGATAATTTCAGCGTGCGCATGGTCTATCGCACCGACCGCTTCGGCCGGGGCGGCGACCAGGTGCCGCTGCTGGAGGCCGGCTTCCCCGCGGTGCGCGTGACCGAGGCGCATGAGAACTACACCCGCCAGCACCAGGATCTGCGCACCGAGAACGGTATCACCTACGGCGACACCATCGACTGGGTGGACTTCCCCTACCTGGCGCAGGTGACGCGCCTGAACGCCGTGACCATGGCCAGCCTGGCCTGGGCGCCGGCCCCGCCGTCGGACGTGAAGGTGGAGGGCGCCCTGAAGCACGACACCACCCTCAGCTGGGCCAAGACGCCGGGTGCCACGGGTTATCGCGTCTGGTGGCGCGACACCATCGCCCCGGTCTGGCAGTACGACCGCTGGGCCGGCGATGCCGCCACCGTCACCCTGCCCAACGTGGTGATCGACGACTGGTTCTTCGGCGTCTCATCGGTGTCCAAGGACGGCTACGCCAGCCCGGTGGTCTATCCCGGCCCGGCCGGGTCCTTCGTCGCCGTGCCCGACCCGGCGGCCCAGTGA
- a CDS encoding amidase, whose translation MDLTTALAALKDGVLSARDLAEACVAARADRPQGCDNPYAAFDPGLVRRQADVADARRRAGQALGEFDGIPLSLKDNYGTGTICGGTWPVFAGSPRRLPGRFNQPGGVVSRLLGRGAVITGKTRMVEFAFGGLGANGHWGTPRNPSDNAVHRVPGGSSTGAPLSLREGSALLALGTDTAGSVRIPAAWNGLYGYKSSRGHLATDGIVPLSPRLDTVGFLALSAEDLGTGYRLLTGADLPSVDAGAIRFGRAPDVLWQECGPGVVAAVNAALDRLSGLFRPVEAVALPELDEALALFRRGGLAGAEIFGFLSRELPGWLSTLDRFVGPRIRAAADVLDYAERVAFLDRFAAGVQGVFRDVDVVVLPTVAITPPPLADLADPLAYGRANLLVLRNCCVANLGDMAAVTLPVGTDAAGLPVGLQLLGPRGADARLLAIARAVADCLAD comes from the coding sequence ATGGACCTGACCACCGCGCTTGCCGCCCTGAAGGACGGCGTCCTGTCCGCCCGCGACTTGGCGGAAGCCTGCGTCGCCGCCCGCGCCGACCGGCCCCAGGGCTGCGACAACCCCTATGCCGCCTTCGACCCTGGCCTGGTCCGTCGCCAGGCCGATGTCGCCGACGCGCGCCGTCGGGCCGGCCAGGCGTTGGGGGAGTTCGACGGCATTCCCCTGTCGTTGAAGGATAATTACGGAACCGGAACAATATGCGGCGGCACCTGGCCGGTGTTCGCCGGCAGCCCCCGCCGCCTGCCCGGCCGCTTCAACCAGCCGGGGGGGGTGGTGTCGCGGCTGCTGGGGCGGGGGGCGGTCATCACCGGCAAGACCCGCATGGTGGAATTCGCCTTCGGCGGGTTGGGTGCCAACGGTCATTGGGGCACGCCGCGCAACCCCTCGGACAATGCCGTCCACCGCGTGCCCGGTGGGTCCAGCACCGGCGCACCCTTGAGCCTGCGCGAGGGGTCGGCCCTGCTGGCCCTGGGCACCGACACGGCCGGGTCGGTACGCATCCCGGCCGCCTGGAATGGGCTGTACGGCTACAAAAGCTCACGCGGGCACCTGGCGACCGACGGCATCGTGCCGCTGTCGCCGCGCCTGGATACGGTGGGTTTCCTGGCCCTTTCCGCCGAGGATTTGGGCACCGGCTACCGCCTGCTGACCGGTGCCGACCTGCCGTCGGTGGATGCTGGCGCCATCCGTTTCGGCCGGGCGCCCGACGTGCTGTGGCAGGAATGCGGCCCCGGCGTGGTCGCGGCGGTGAATGCGGCACTGGACCGCCTGTCCGGCCTGTTCCGCCCGGTGGAGGCGGTGGCGTTGCCGGAACTGGATGAGGCGCTGGCCCTGTTCCGCCGGGGCGGCCTGGCGGGGGCGGAGATCTTCGGCTTCCTGTCGCGCGAACTGCCGGGCTGGCTGTCCACCCTGGACCGTTTCGTCGGCCCGCGCATCCGTGCCGCGGCCGACGTGCTGGACTATGCCGAGCGTGTCGCCTTCCTCGACCGCTTCGCCGCCGGCGTCCAGGGGGTGTTCAGGGACGTGGATGTGGTGGTCCTGCCCACCGTGGCCATCACCCCGCCACCCCTGGCCGACCTGGCGGACCCGTTGGCCTACGGCCGCGCCAACCTGCTGGTGCTGCGCAATTGCTGTGTCGCCAACCTGGGCGACATGGCGGCGGTGACCCTGCCGGTGGGCACCGACGCGGCCGGTTTGCCGGTGGGCCTGCAACTGCTGGGCCCGCGCGGCGCCGACGCCCGCCTGCTGGCCATCGCCCGGGCGGTGGCGGACTGTTTGGCGGATTAG